Proteins encoded together in one Gemmatimonadota bacterium DH-78 window:
- the nirK gene encoding copper-containing nitrite reductase — translation MVRPATVLLAGLAAACSPPATDWKAAPDPSIVAMTPAEAERVVQTLVAPPFLPAHDQVAPGPPRIVEIRMEIVEQEVEIAPGVFVWQMAFNGSVPGPVPVVHQWDWVDLTLVNGTSDTLSFGGAPNQMAHNIDFHAATGAMGGGDLTVVPPGREVGLMWRAVKAGLFVYHCAPGGEMVPYHVVTGGNGAILVLPRDGLRDGYGAPIRYDRAFYFGEQDYYVPVDEAGVAKRYDGFIAQMPDMIETMKALVPTHIAFNGRYGALTRDVRLEAAVGETVLMLHSQANNASDPHLIGGHGDWVWPYGKFGNRPLEGLETWHVVPGGTAAAVYTFRQSGTYAYLNHNLIKAFLYDAKALIHVEGEWDDDLMTTTFPARAMTPSGAAR, via the coding sequence ATGGTCCGCCCTGCGACGGTTCTTCTCGCCGGCCTCGCGGCCGCCTGCTCCCCCCCGGCCACCGACTGGAAGGCGGCACCCGACCCGAGCATCGTGGCGATGACGCCGGCCGAAGCCGAGCGGGTCGTTCAGACGCTCGTCGCCCCCCCGTTCCTGCCCGCCCACGACCAGGTGGCCCCCGGGCCGCCCCGGATCGTCGAGATTCGCATGGAGATCGTGGAGCAGGAAGTGGAGATCGCCCCCGGCGTGTTCGTCTGGCAGATGGCCTTCAACGGGAGCGTGCCCGGGCCGGTGCCCGTGGTCCACCAGTGGGACTGGGTCGACCTGACGCTGGTCAACGGCACCTCCGACACCCTCTCCTTCGGGGGCGCACCCAACCAGATGGCGCACAACATCGACTTCCACGCGGCCACCGGAGCCATGGGTGGAGGGGATCTCACGGTCGTCCCTCCCGGCCGTGAGGTGGGCCTCATGTGGCGCGCCGTGAAGGCCGGCCTCTTCGTCTACCACTGTGCCCCGGGTGGCGAGATGGTGCCCTACCACGTGGTCACCGGCGGAAACGGCGCGATCCTCGTGCTCCCGCGGGACGGGCTTCGCGACGGGTACGGTGCGCCGATCCGCTACGACCGCGCCTTCTACTTCGGCGAGCAGGACTACTACGTGCCGGTCGACGAGGCGGGGGTGGCGAAGCGATACGACGGCTTCATCGCCCAGATGCCCGACATGATCGAGACCATGAAGGCGCTGGTGCCCACCCACATCGCCTTCAACGGCCGCTACGGCGCTCTCACGAGAGACGTGCGACTGGAGGCCGCCGTGGGCGAGACGGTGCTGATGCTGCACTCCCAGGCGAACAACGCCTCCGATCCGCACCTGATCGGCGGGCACGGCGATTGGGTGTGGCCGTACGGCAAGTTCGGCAACCGGCCGCTCGAGGGGCTCGAGACCTGGCACGTGGTGCCCGGCGGAACGGCCGCCGCGGTCTACACCTTCCGCCAGAGCGGAACGTACGCCTACCTGAATCACAACCTGATCAAGGCCTTCCTCTACGACGCCAAGGCGCTCATCCATGTGGAGGGGGAGTGGGACGACGACCTGATGACGACCACGTTCCCCGCACGGGCGATGACGCCGTCCGGCGCCGCGCGCTGA
- a CDS encoding MATE family efflux transporter, with protein MTSFESQTTSPSTPPSAEPSRPARAFRFLGDALRGRGGDPTAGPLAASILFLAIPMVLEMVMESVFAVVDIFFVSRLGAEAVAAVGLTESLMTAVYTVAMGLSIGVTATVARRVGEKDPEAAGAATVQAMILGAAVAAVLGVLGVWHAERLLGLMGASPEVVAVGAGYARVLFGLNGVILMLFLLNAAFRGAGDAAIAMRVLWLANGLNIVLDPLLIFGIGPFPEMGVTGAAVATSIGRGIAVCVQLYTLFGLSDRLRVTREQLRLQVDVIVALVRLSATGTLQIFIGTASWVGLVRIIAEFGPEALAGYTVAIRIVLFALLPAWGLSNAASTMVGQNMGADKPDRAERAVWQASAMSFAFLGSAGLVFILFAPALVGLFGLEGEAAAYAVTGLRVVSTGFFFYGPGMTLAAAFNGAGDAWTPTWLNLFCFWLWEVPLAWVLAFAVGWGPTGVYVAIAAAESTLAISAALLFRRGRWKQVKV; from the coding sequence ATGACGTCGTTCGAATCCCAGACCACTTCCCCCTCCACCCCGCCGTCCGCCGAGCCCTCGCGCCCGGCGCGGGCCTTCCGATTCCTGGGCGATGCGCTCCGGGGGCGCGGAGGAGACCCCACCGCGGGGCCGCTGGCCGCCTCGATCCTCTTCCTCGCCATTCCGATGGTGCTGGAGATGGTGATGGAGTCGGTGTTCGCGGTGGTCGACATCTTCTTCGTGTCGCGGCTCGGCGCCGAGGCCGTGGCGGCCGTCGGTCTCACCGAGTCGCTGATGACGGCCGTCTACACCGTGGCGATGGGGCTGTCGATCGGCGTCACGGCCACGGTGGCCCGCCGCGTGGGAGAGAAGGACCCCGAGGCCGCCGGAGCCGCCACCGTGCAGGCGATGATCCTGGGGGCTGCGGTGGCCGCCGTGCTCGGCGTGCTCGGCGTCTGGCATGCGGAACGGCTGCTCGGGCTGATGGGCGCGAGTCCGGAGGTGGTGGCCGTGGGCGCGGGCTACGCGCGCGTGCTCTTCGGCCTGAACGGCGTGATCCTCATGCTGTTCCTGCTCAACGCCGCCTTCCGCGGAGCGGGTGACGCGGCCATCGCCATGCGGGTGCTGTGGCTGGCGAACGGTCTGAACATCGTGCTCGACCCCCTGCTGATCTTCGGCATCGGACCCTTTCCGGAGATGGGGGTGACCGGTGCGGCCGTGGCCACCTCGATCGGCCGAGGCATCGCGGTGTGCGTGCAGCTCTACACCCTCTTCGGGCTGTCGGACCGACTGCGGGTGACCCGGGAGCAGCTCCGCCTGCAGGTGGATGTGATCGTGGCCCTCGTGCGCCTGTCGGCCACGGGTACGCTGCAGATCTTCATCGGCACGGCCTCGTGGGTCGGTCTGGTGCGCATCATCGCGGAGTTCGGCCCGGAGGCGCTGGCCGGCTACACGGTGGCGATCCGGATCGTGCTGTTCGCCCTGCTTCCCGCGTGGGGGCTGTCGAATGCGGCGTCGACGATGGTCGGGCAGAACATGGGCGCGGACAAACCCGACCGGGCGGAGCGAGCCGTCTGGCAGGCGTCGGCGATGTCGTTCGCCTTTCTGGGCTCCGCCGGGCTCGTCTTCATTCTGTTCGCCCCCGCCCTCGTGGGACTGTTCGGGCTGGAAGGGGAGGCGGCGGCGTACGCGGTGACCGGACTCCGGGTGGTGTCGACCGGGTTCTTCTTCTACGGACCCGGCATGACGCTGGCCGCGGCGTTCAACGGGGCGGGAGACGCCTGGACCCCCACCTGGCTCAATCTGTTCTGCTTCTGGCTGTGGGAGGTGCCGCTCGCCTGGGTGCTGGCGTTTGCGGTGGGGTGGGGCCCGACGGGGGTGTACGTGGCGATCGCCGCAGCCGAGTCTACCCTCGCGATCTCGGCGGCGCTGCTGTTTCGCCGGGGTCGGTGGAAGCAGGTGAAGGTGTAG
- a CDS encoding SusC/RagA family TonB-linked outer membrane protein, whose product MKRWVQFAPLLALALAVFVAAPAAAQTGSVTGTILDGSSGLPLDAVQVSLETPAGEATQFGSITQSNGRFLLNNVPAGSYTLRATLLGFGPATQSIDVASGAPTVVQMRLDPEAISLSEIVVTGVAGATQRTKLPFDVAQVRVADMPVPSVNAGQAIAGKVAGAQVVQGSGRPGSAPSILLRGVTSLDASGRSQEPLYIVDGVILGASMVDLDALDIQTVEVVKGAAAASLYGSRAANGVIQIRTKRGAELPDDQVQYTFRTEYGQSQLRETPDLLLTEVHEYELTADGSAFVDVDGTPCQWLACSSPQLAGQAAGAGEPADGWNTFQTNRWPGQTYDQVQRFFEGGDFMVNNISIAGRSGRTNFHVSASNTFEQGIIRYQPGFKRTNFRVNVDQSVFENLTLQSSVFYSRSTAGNSQGNLFDLTRMPAGVDLEAEDPFEPGEIVLNVNPTDPESPNPLYTMRNTDSRNTRGRFLGSATLQWKPVEWMSLDGNLSFDRFDSDSYTFREKGYRTVNPSPTTNGGTLSKSTSQTEAINASITATFPWQVSDQIRNTTQMRYLLESEDYEAFNTGGNTFAVAGVPSLGNLDQTTIGSGSSQQTVRADGYFFITNFDMYDKYVLDGLIRNDGSSLFGSDQRRQWYYRIAGAWRLSEEDFFDVGAIDELKFRYSLGTAGGRPNYSAQYETYSVSGGRISPVNLGNKDLKPEFSTEHEAGFDLSLFGYGAILSMTYAKTSTEDQILQVPQPAYTGYQNQWRNAGTLESNTWEATLDLRLMESDDFRWSAKLLYDRTRSEITSLNVPAFTYGVGGQGLGSVFYARPGEEVGTFYGVQYAESCSDLPSDVSCNGFVTNDDGFLVWVGEGGSLSDRDWGADGPAVAGSTVKWGTPFGGTCTDSSTGEETKFCALGNSMPDYNVGLSTNVSWKGLNVYALLQRTSNFDIYNQPLQWGTFKRFTGIFDQTGVPEDEQKPLSYYDAWYGVSGLQPSSIFVEDGSFTKLREVTLSYRFGGDQLASLPGLNRFSSIGLNITGRNLLTFTDYRGYDPDLGEGGGDTGSAAVARVDGYNYPNFRTITASLEFIF is encoded by the coding sequence ATGAAACGTTGGGTCCAGTTCGCACCACTTCTCGCCCTGGCCCTCGCGGTCTTCGTGGCGGCACCCGCCGCGGCGCAGACCGGTTCGGTCACGGGCACGATCCTGGACGGTTCGTCCGGGTTGCCGCTCGACGCGGTACAGGTGAGTCTCGAGACGCCTGCCGGCGAGGCCACCCAGTTCGGAAGCATCACGCAGTCGAACGGACGCTTCCTGCTGAACAACGTCCCGGCCGGTTCCTACACGCTGCGCGCGACGCTCCTGGGCTTCGGCCCGGCCACGCAGTCGATCGATGTCGCGTCGGGTGCGCCGACCGTGGTGCAGATGCGGCTCGATCCCGAGGCGATCTCGCTGAGTGAGATCGTCGTCACGGGTGTGGCCGGTGCCACGCAGCGTACCAAGCTGCCCTTCGACGTCGCCCAGGTGCGCGTCGCCGACATGCCGGTGCCGTCGGTGAACGCCGGTCAGGCGATCGCCGGCAAGGTGGCGGGTGCCCAGGTGGTGCAGGGAAGCGGACGTCCCGGTTCGGCGCCGTCGATCCTCCTGCGCGGAGTCACCAGCCTCGACGCGAGCGGCCGGAGTCAGGAGCCGCTCTACATCGTCGACGGCGTGATTCTCGGCGCCTCGATGGTGGACCTCGACGCCCTCGACATCCAGACCGTCGAGGTCGTGAAGGGGGCCGCCGCGGCCTCGCTGTACGGATCGCGTGCCGCCAACGGCGTGATTCAGATCCGCACAAAGCGCGGGGCCGAGCTCCCCGACGATCAGGTGCAGTACACCTTCCGCACCGAGTACGGTCAGAGCCAGCTGCGCGAGACGCCGGACCTGCTCCTCACCGAGGTGCACGAGTACGAGCTCACCGCGGATGGGTCGGCCTTCGTCGACGTCGACGGGACGCCCTGTCAGTGGCTCGCGTGCTCCTCGCCCCAGCTGGCCGGTCAGGCCGCGGGTGCGGGTGAGCCGGCCGACGGTTGGAACACCTTCCAGACGAACCGGTGGCCCGGTCAGACCTACGACCAGGTGCAGCGGTTCTTCGAGGGTGGCGACTTCATGGTCAACAACATCTCGATCGCCGGTCGCTCGGGCCGCACGAACTTCCACGTGTCGGCCAGCAACACCTTCGAGCAGGGCATCATCCGATACCAGCCCGGCTTCAAGCGGACCAACTTCCGGGTGAACGTCGATCAGTCGGTCTTCGAGAACCTCACCCTCCAGTCGAGCGTCTTCTACAGCCGGTCGACCGCGGGCAACTCGCAGGGCAATCTGTTCGATCTCACCCGCATGCCCGCGGGTGTCGACCTCGAGGCCGAGGATCCGTTCGAGCCCGGCGAGATCGTGCTCAACGTGAACCCCACGGATCCGGAGAGCCCGAACCCGCTCTACACCATGCGGAACACCGACAGCCGCAACACCCGGGGTCGTTTCCTGGGCTCCGCGACGCTGCAGTGGAAGCCGGTGGAGTGGATGTCGCTCGACGGCAACCTGAGCTTCGACCGCTTCGACAGCGACAGCTACACCTTCCGCGAGAAGGGCTACCGCACGGTCAACCCGTCGCCGACCACCAACGGTGGAACGCTGTCGAAGTCGACCAGCCAGACCGAGGCGATCAACGCCAGCATCACGGCCACCTTCCCGTGGCAGGTGTCGGACCAGATCCGCAACACCACGCAGATGCGGTACCTGCTCGAGAGCGAGGACTACGAGGCCTTCAACACCGGCGGAAACACCTTCGCGGTGGCCGGCGTGCCGAGCCTCGGCAACCTCGACCAGACCACGATCGGTTCGGGGTCGTCGCAGCAGACGGTTCGCGCCGACGGGTACTTCTTCATCACGAACTTCGACATGTACGACAAGTACGTGCTCGACGGCCTGATTCGGAACGACGGCAGCTCGCTGTTCGGCTCGGACCAGCGCCGGCAGTGGTACTACCGCATCGCGGGTGCGTGGCGCCTGAGCGAGGAGGACTTCTTCGACGTCGGCGCGATCGACGAGCTGAAGTTCCGCTACTCGCTCGGTACGGCCGGCGGCCGGCCGAACTACTCCGCCCAGTACGAGACCTACTCGGTGTCGGGCGGTCGCATCTCGCCGGTGAACCTGGGCAACAAGGACCTCAAGCCCGAGTTCTCGACCGAGCACGAGGCCGGGTTCGACCTGAGCCTCTTCGGCTACGGCGCCATCCTGTCGATGACGTACGCCAAGACCTCCACCGAGGATCAGATCCTCCAGGTTCCGCAGCCGGCCTACACCGGCTACCAGAACCAGTGGCGGAACGCGGGTACGCTCGAGAGCAACACCTGGGAAGCCACGCTCGACCTCCGTCTCATGGAGTCGGACGACTTCCGCTGGAGCGCGAAGCTCCTCTACGACCGCACGCGGTCGGAGATCACCTCGCTCAACGTGCCGGCCTTCACCTATGGTGTCGGTGGGCAGGGACTGGGCTCCGTCTTCTACGCCCGCCCGGGTGAGGAAGTCGGAACGTTCTACGGCGTGCAGTACGCGGAGAGCTGCTCCGATCTGCCGTCGGATGTCTCGTGCAACGGCTTCGTCACCAACGACGACGGCTTCCTGGTCTGGGTCGGCGAGGGCGGCAGCCTGTCCGATCGCGACTGGGGTGCGGACGGCCCGGCCGTGGCCGGGTCCACGGTGAAGTGGGGCACGCCGTTCGGCGGCACCTGCACCGACTCGTCGACGGGTGAGGAGACCAAGTTCTGCGCGCTGGGCAACAGCATGCCCGACTACAACGTCGGTCTCTCCACGAACGTCTCGTGGAAGGGTCTCAACGTGTACGCGCTCCTGCAGCGGACGTCGAACTTCGACATCTACAACCAGCCGCTGCAGTGGGGCACCTTCAAGCGGTTCACCGGCATCTTCGACCAGACCGGCGTGCCCGAGGACGAGCAGAAGCCCCTCTCGTACTACGATGCGTGGTACGGCGTGAGCGGCCTTCAGCCGAGCTCGATCTTCGTCGAGGACGGCTCCTTCACGAAGCTGCGTGAGGTGACGCTTTCGTACCGCTTCGGCGGCGACCAGCTGGCCAGCCTGCCGGGCCTCAACCGGTTCAGCAGCATCGGCCTGAACATCACCGGCCGCAACCTCCTCACCTTCACCGATTACCGCGGCTACGACCCGGATCTCGGAGAGGGCGGGGGTGACACCGGTTCGGCTGCCGTCGCCCGTGTGGATGGGTACAACTACCCGAACTTCCGCACGATCACGGCCTCCCTCGAGTTCATCTTCTGA
- a CDS encoding TonB-dependent receptor plug domain-containing protein encodes MTRLLVLLALLVGLQCATDPAAAQQRVRVEGTVADNAGGRPVPYAGITVRRPGGRFVRSIQADSLGRFDFEVQGLRGVQMRVEGLGYEATSTPVLYFDDKLYIEVEVRLDADAVLLAPLEVLVWSEVGSSGFFDAFRRRVRNGMGIYITRADIEESNVSFVSDLLRTVPGLQVGSSGSGLRNSLSFGRSLAMRCYPQIFVDGMLMNPPSVGEANARLDDFVTPSSVEGIEIYRGLSTVPPEFLTPEAECGVIAVWTRRGPGT; translated from the coding sequence ATGACCCGCCTCCTCGTCCTCCTGGCCCTGCTGGTCGGGCTCCAGTGCGCCACCGATCCGGCGGCGGCACAGCAGCGCGTGCGGGTGGAGGGCACCGTCGCGGACAACGCGGGGGGGCGACCGGTCCCGTACGCCGGCATCACCGTACGGAGACCCGGCGGGCGATTCGTCCGCTCGATTCAGGCCGACTCCCTCGGCCGCTTCGACTTCGAGGTCCAGGGGCTGCGCGGCGTGCAGATGCGGGTGGAGGGACTGGGTTACGAGGCCACCAGCACCCCGGTCCTCTACTTCGATGACAAGCTCTACATCGAGGTGGAGGTGCGACTCGATGCCGACGCGGTCCTCCTCGCTCCCCTCGAGGTGCTCGTGTGGTCGGAGGTGGGTTCGAGCGGCTTCTTCGACGCCTTCCGCCGGCGCGTGCGGAACGGGATGGGGATCTACATCACCCGCGCCGACATCGAGGAGAGCAACGTATCGTTCGTGTCGGACCTGCTCCGCACCGTGCCCGGACTCCAGGTGGGGTCGAGCGGGAGCGGACTCCGCAACTCCCTGAGCTTCGGGCGCAGCCTCGCGATGCGGTGCTACCCGCAGATCTTCGTCGACGGCATGCTCATGAACCCTCCCAGCGTGGGCGAAGCCAACGCTCGGCTCGACGATTTCGTCACCCCCTCGTCGGTGGAGGGGATCGAGATCTATCGCGGCTTGAGTACCGTCCCCCCGGAGTTTCTCACCCCGGAGGCGGAGTGCGGGGTGATCGCCGTCTGGACGCGCCGCGGCCCCGGCACCTGA
- a CDS encoding group III truncated hemoglobin, which yields MPIADSRITEEQIHTLVHGFYGRIRTDGELGPIFEKRFAGRWDAHLSRMCDFWSTVMLASGRYRGNPLESHRRIPELRSVHFDRWLALFGEVAHEVLPLHIARDVEGRAQRMRAVLERHLPTTPSPASTDPGETAAPPRSRG from the coding sequence ATGCCGATCGCTGATTCCCGCATCACCGAGGAGCAGATCCACACCCTGGTACACGGGTTCTACGGCCGCATCCGAACGGACGGCGAACTGGGCCCGATCTTCGAGAAGCGCTTCGCGGGTCGGTGGGACGCGCACCTCTCCCGCATGTGCGACTTCTGGTCGACGGTGATGCTCGCGAGCGGTCGCTACCGCGGGAACCCGCTGGAGAGCCATCGCAGGATCCCCGAACTGCGCAGCGTCCACTTCGACCGCTGGCTCGCCCTCTTCGGGGAGGTGGCGCACGAGGTGCTGCCCCTCCACATCGCGCGCGACGTGGAGGGGCGCGCGCAGCGCATGCGCGCCGTGCTCGAGCGCCACCTTCCGACTACACCTTCACCTGCTTCCACCGACCCCGGCGAAACAGCAGCGCCGCCGAGATCGCGAGGGTAG
- a CDS encoding Rrf2 family transcriptional regulator yields MRLSRFTDISLRALLYLGAAPERVVATREMADRLVVSREHLMKCLRALSDLDLVESVQGRAGGYRVSQRRGEMRLGDLVRHLEPSLAMAECFEPDSTCPLTGRCRLAGALASAQAAFLADLDRQTIDDLIAADRPTLVQISPGETDADR; encoded by the coding sequence ATGAGACTCTCCCGCTTCACCGACATCTCGCTCCGCGCGCTCCTCTACCTGGGAGCCGCGCCGGAGCGCGTGGTGGCCACACGAGAGATGGCCGATCGACTCGTCGTCTCGCGCGAGCATCTCATGAAGTGCCTCCGCGCCCTCTCCGACCTCGATCTCGTCGAGAGCGTGCAGGGTCGCGCGGGAGGGTATCGCGTGTCGCAGCGCCGGGGCGAGATGCGGCTCGGCGACCTGGTTCGGCACCTCGAGCCCAGCCTCGCCATGGCGGAGTGCTTCGAGCCCGACTCCACCTGCCCCCTCACCGGTCGCTGTCGGCTGGCGGGAGCGCTCGCATCGGCGCAGGCCGCCTTCCTCGCCGACCTCGACCGGCAGACGATCGACGACCTCATCGCCGCCGACCGACCCACCCTGGTCCAGATCAGCCCCGGAGAGACCGATGCCGATCGCTGA
- a CDS encoding family 20 glycosylhydrolase, which yields MKRTIDLMAHFKLSRFHWHLTEDQGWRIEIDGWPRLTEVGAWRDGTLIGHYGNRPHAFDGRRYGGFYTQDEIREVVAWAADRHVTVVPEIELPGHSSAAIAAYPELGCGEGPVEVVQLWGVFDDIYCPHEHTFDFLEQVLDQVMALFPSLWIHIGGDEAPKAQWERSAVAQAVMEREGLRGPRQRGRPPSHRVGRDRGGRAQPRKPTATGSASGDDCRACSSASTCSASTTAGRTGDQRPPPGWVRMMMAPSTCCPDVMPGREAEARAPSM from the coding sequence GTGAAGCGCACCATCGATCTGATGGCACATTTCAAGCTCAGCCGCTTCCACTGGCATCTCACGGAAGACCAGGGGTGGCGGATCGAAATCGACGGGTGGCCCCGACTCACCGAGGTGGGCGCCTGGCGCGACGGCACCCTGATCGGCCACTACGGCAACCGCCCCCACGCCTTCGACGGCCGACGCTACGGGGGATTCTACACCCAGGACGAGATTCGCGAGGTGGTGGCGTGGGCCGCGGATCGACACGTGACGGTCGTGCCCGAGATCGAGCTCCCCGGCCACTCGAGCGCGGCCATCGCCGCGTACCCCGAGCTCGGGTGCGGAGAGGGGCCCGTAGAGGTGGTCCAGCTGTGGGGCGTGTTCGACGACATCTACTGCCCGCACGAACACACGTTCGACTTCCTGGAGCAGGTGCTCGACCAGGTGATGGCGCTCTTTCCGAGCCTCTGGATCCACATCGGCGGCGACGAAGCGCCGAAGGCGCAGTGGGAGCGCAGCGCGGTGGCGCAGGCGGTGATGGAGAGAGAGGGACTCCGAGGCCCACGTCAACGCGGGAGGCCGCCGTCTCATCGGGTGGGACGAGATCGCGGAGGGAGGGCTCAGCCCCGGAAACCCACCGCGACTGGATCGGCTTCCGGCGACGACTGCCGCGCATGCTCGAGCGCCTCGACCTGCTCGGCGTCAACTACCGCCGGCCGGACCGGTGATCAGCGCCCGCCGCCCGGCTGGGTGCGGATGATGATGGCGCCTTCCACATGCTGCCCGGACGTGATGCCGGGGAGGGAGGCGGAGGCGCGGGCTCCGTCCATGTAG
- a CDS encoding FKBP-type peptidyl-prolyl cis-trans isomerase — protein sequence MRALRSFALLAVVVLAAACDDDVTGPRLPTDVTFDPSLNVNLAAMTEVFDGLYIQTLTAGEGGAVETGDRVVVDYTLWLPDGSQIDSGADVAFTLAVGAVIDGFRLGMEGMGIGETRLIVVPSALGYGAAGNQGIPPHSVLVFRVTLDALNPPT from the coding sequence ATGCGCGCCCTCCGCTCGTTCGCCCTTCTCGCCGTCGTCGTTCTCGCCGCCGCCTGCGACGACGACGTCACCGGCCCGCGCCTTCCGACGGACGTGACCTTCGACCCGTCGCTCAACGTGAATCTGGCGGCGATGACCGAGGTGTTCGACGGTCTCTACATTCAGACGCTCACCGCCGGCGAGGGCGGGGCGGTGGAGACCGGCGATCGCGTGGTGGTCGACTACACCCTCTGGCTGCCGGACGGCAGCCAGATCGACTCCGGCGCCGATGTTGCCTTCACCCTCGCGGTGGGGGCCGTGATCGACGGCTTCCGGCTCGGCATGGAGGGCATGGGCATCGGCGAGACGAGGCTCATCGTGGTCCCGTCCGCGCTCGGGTACGGCGCGGCCGGCAACCAGGGCATCCCGCCACATTCGGTGCTTGTCTTCCGCGTCACGCTCGACGCCCTCAACCCGCCCACCTGA
- a CDS encoding RagB/SusD family nutrient uptake outer membrane protein translates to MRTLKHIAVGAALLLGSTACADLEVTNPNAPDARRALSTAGDVESLISGAFNTWFTAGHSFNGPGPFLSNMAFQHNAPWANFGMEFYARIPRNGIQNDVADSYYGNFTRVWYISYRSIAALADGMRALEDPDIVDELGQDAVTRAQAYGKFVQGLAHATIAVFYDRGFVVDETTDLTQQQEMLDYNALMAAALGKFDEAIALAESNTFTIPAGWMSVAVDSDQLARIAHSYKARFRASVARTPEERQAVDWNAVMADVDAGISEDWNMVFDWDNGWYFSALDYSTDTGWSQLAYWMYGMADQEGDYQRWVNTPLGSKSYEFPDGEPVLIVTPDTRFPQGSTVEEQRANQGTSFAINTEAEAGGTWKRPDRGTWRWSWYKTKPAGWDYWGEENWNQPGITYAEMRLLKAEAMYRGGNLAGAADLINVSRTAAGLNATDASGTNTSCVPKLPNEQCGDLLEMLKWEKRMETVWSGPALSGWYFDGRGWGDLFANSPLQFPVPCQELQVLQLLPCNTFGGPGGEFSAPVSTYAFPDES, encoded by the coding sequence ATGAGAACGCTCAAACATATCGCCGTCGGCGCGGCGCTCCTTCTCGGGAGTACCGCCTGTGCCGACCTCGAAGTCACCAACCCGAACGCGCCGGATGCCCGGCGTGCGCTCTCCACGGCGGGTGATGTGGAGTCGCTGATCTCGGGTGCCTTCAACACCTGGTTCACCGCGGGCCACTCCTTCAACGGCCCCGGGCCCTTCCTGAGCAACATGGCGTTCCAGCACAACGCGCCGTGGGCCAACTTCGGAATGGAGTTCTACGCACGCATTCCGCGGAACGGGATCCAGAACGACGTCGCCGACTCGTACTACGGCAATTTCACCCGCGTGTGGTACATCTCGTACCGGTCGATCGCGGCGCTCGCGGACGGCATGCGGGCGCTCGAGGATCCGGACATCGTGGATGAGCTCGGGCAGGATGCGGTGACCCGGGCGCAGGCCTACGGCAAGTTCGTGCAGGGGCTGGCGCACGCGACCATCGCCGTGTTCTACGATCGAGGCTTCGTGGTCGACGAGACCACCGACCTCACCCAGCAGCAGGAGATGCTGGACTACAACGCGCTCATGGCGGCCGCCCTCGGCAAGTTCGACGAGGCGATCGCGCTGGCCGAGAGCAACACCTTCACGATTCCCGCCGGCTGGATGAGCGTGGCCGTCGACAGCGACCAGCTCGCGCGCATCGCGCACAGCTACAAGGCGCGGTTCCGGGCGTCGGTCGCCCGTACGCCGGAAGAGCGTCAGGCGGTGGACTGGAACGCCGTGATGGCCGATGTGGACGCCGGCATCAGCGAAGACTGGAACATGGTCTTCGACTGGGACAACGGCTGGTACTTCTCGGCGCTGGACTACAGCACCGACACCGGCTGGAGCCAGCTCGCCTACTGGATGTACGGCATGGCCGATCAGGAGGGCGACTACCAGCGCTGGGTGAACACGCCGCTCGGCAGCAAGAGCTACGAGTTCCCCGATGGAGAGCCGGTGCTGATCGTCACGCCCGACACGCGCTTCCCGCAGGGGAGCACCGTGGAGGAGCAGCGGGCGAACCAGGGCACGAGCTTCGCCATCAACACCGAGGCCGAGGCGGGGGGTACCTGGAAGCGCCCCGACCGCGGCACCTGGCGGTGGAGCTGGTACAAGACCAAGCCCGCCGGGTGGGACTACTGGGGTGAGGAGAACTGGAACCAGCCCGGAATCACCTACGCCGAGATGCGTCTGCTCAAGGCCGAGGCGATGTATCGCGGGGGCAACCTCGCCGGCGCGGCCGACCTGATCAACGTGTCGCGGACCGCGGCCGGTCTCAACGCGACCGATGCGTCGGGCACCAACACCAGCTGCGTGCCGAAGCTCCCGAACGAGCAGTGCGGCGACCTGCTCGAGATGCTCAAGTGGGAGAAGCGGATGGAGACGGTGTGGTCGGGGCCGGCCCTTTCGGGCTGGTACTTCGACGGGCGCGGCTGGGGCGATCTCTTCGCCAACTCGCCGCTTCAGTTCCCGGTGCCCTGCCAGGAGCTCCAGGTGCTGCAGCTGCTGCCGTGCAACACCTTCGGCGGCCCCGGCGGCGAGTTCAGCGCCCCGGTGAGCACCTACGCCTTCCCCGACGAGAGCTGA